From a single Aricia agestis chromosome 17, ilAriAges1.1, whole genome shotgun sequence genomic region:
- the LOC121735242 gene encoding TBC1 domain family member 31 gives MDICHGETVRLEKFDIKVKSKPKDGLILQLHHTIRKSNGVNKRIRFSTGSFDDAHEKLACADNAGNIFILDFIDLKFWKVTNRCPSTALHFVPGKSNLLLIATDIKFTIDYVDIETGATGLSLSGHTAHIKHISFSNHKTECLLTASPVEAILWELKNYTKYFTLTTFASAQIQQIMFAPSSDYVVACFQNDTIQIWRQESMKSVKQILPNDLKHMKSIAFSTNGRAMAMAGLSSLLILFSMDTWKALKSIDLIRYDISGIHQLAFVPQMFDGGSNKVLAMLSSDCTLHFLDLERLTIVHCIHPETSGIRKFDISLTGKYFLCILQQGEVNIYNTSFVLDIAHSTQQEVKKSVELSQSVKKKSHKVKSKHKEEIENKTKTCMDSSRLRRILMQHGEYPEKYRATVWKKLLATPDNKKAYSLLLDKGIHPSYKDIEKQFTIHSTITLNSLKRLLSCLANWCPLFGVTDFLPAFVFPFVKVLQKDPLLLFECVATVLLNQCQLWFEYAPFPPISVLAMVENILAEHDQKLLDHYCHHGVTSQTYALSILETAFSEVLTCSEWLILWDHIVSNEPAFILMAVVAYNIVQRSAIKKLSNFEEIEKFFHMQNPIDKKTFLKKTYVLLKTTPDDIHPKQFLNSFVSLKNDSSYQQFNGYPKATICLKLAKKERNKLKDNKGKGYTLKELTTEKQEEQIRHRLQDDRASDSMSENCRDAEKQCESKTKKGTKKLVKPKLSSGDFDQKSIKNDLIDSIMFPKLQHITFDLEKTICPNRPDVKLNENLTFNRPDKLNKRNVTASYTKSDSSTS, from the coding sequence ATGGACATTTGTCACGGTGAAACAGTAAGACTTGAAAAATTCGACATCAAAGTGAAATCTAAACCTAAAGATGGTCTTATACTGCAGCTACATCACACAATTCGCAAATCGAATGGAGTAAACAAACGTATTAGATTCTCGACGGGATCATTCGACGACGCACACGAGAAGTTGGCTTGTGCAGACAATGCGGGAAACATCTTTATACTTGATTTCATAGACTTAAAGTTTTGGAAGGTAACAAACCGCTGTCCAAGTACTGCTCTACATTTTGTTCCTGGTAAATCGAATTTACTACTTATTGCTACAGACATAAAGTTTACTATTGATTATGTAGATATCGAGACAGGTGCAACTGGCCTGTCTCTGTCGGGTCACACGGCCCACATTAAGCATATATCCTTTTCGAATCATAAAACGGAATGTTTATTAACCGCTAGCCCCGTAGAAGCTATACTGTGGGAGTTGAagaattacacaaaatattttactttgacAACATTTGCGAGTGCTCAAATCCAACAAATAATGTTTGCTCCATCCAGTGATTATGTGGTGGCTTGCTTCCAAAACGACACGATTCAGATATGGAGGCAGGAATCTATGAAATCAGTTAAGCAAATCTTACCAAATGATTTGAAACATATGAAGTCTATAGCATTCTCCACAAACGGCAGAGCGATGGCCATGGCTGGTCTATCATCTCTACTGATCCTCTTCAGCATGGATACTTGGAAAGCTTTAAAATCCATTGATCTCATAAGATATGACATATCTGGTATTCATCAGTTGGCTTTTGTTCCCCAAATGTTTGACGGTGGCTCTAATAAAGTTCTAGCAATGTTAAGCAGTGATTGCACCCTACACTTTTTAGATTTAGAACGGCTGACCATTGTACACTGCATACACCCAGAAACATCAGGAATAAGAAAATTTGACATCAGTCTAACTGGAAAATATTTCCTATGTATTTTGCAACAAGGAGAAGTGAATATATACAACACCTCGTTTGTATTAGATATAGCACACAGTACTCAGCAAGAAGTAAAGAAATCCGTGGAACTGTCTCaatctgttaaaaaaaaatcacataaggTAAAGTCAAAACATAAAGAAGAGATAGAAAACAAAACGAAAACATGCATGGACAGCTCTCGATTGAGAAGAATACTTATGCAGCATGGAGAATACCCAGAAAAATACCGTGCCACAGTCTGGAAGAAACTTTTGGCAACTCCAGATAATAAGAAGGCTTACTCACTGTTACTGGACAAAGGGATACACCCTTCATACAAAGATATTGAGAAGCAGTTCACTATCCACAGCACCATCACTCTCAATAGCTTGAAAAGGCTTTTATCATGTTTGGCTAACTGGTGCCCATTATTTGGTGTGACTGATTTTCTCCCAGCTTTCGTATTTCCGTTTGTAAAGGTACTACAGAAAGATCCTCTATTGCTGTTCGAGTGTGTTGCTACAGTGCTCTTAAACCAATGCCAGCTATGGTTTGAATATGCTCCATTTCCTCCTATAAGTGTGCTAGCCATGGTTGAGAACATCTTGGCTGAACATGACCAAAAGCTTCTAGATCATTATTGTCACCATGGTGTTACGAGCCAAACGTATGCTCTATCAATATTAGAAACTGCTTTTAGTGAAGTATTGACTTGTTCGGAGTGGCTGATCCTATGGGATCATATAGTAAGCAATGAACCAGCCTTTATATTAATGGCGGTGGTGgcttataatattgtacaaagGAGTGCCATAAAAAAACTTTCAAACTTTGaagaaattgaaaaatttttcCACATGCAGAACCCTATAGATAAGAAAACATTTTTGAAGAAAACATATGTTTTGCTGAAGACAACTCCGGATGATATACATCCAAAGCAATTTTTGAATAGCTTTGTATCTTTAAAGAATGATTCCAGCTATCAACAATTTAATGGTTATCCAAAAGCTACAATTTGTCTTAAACTAGCAAAAAAGGAAAGGAACAAATTGAAAGACAATAAAGGTAAAGGATACACATTGAAAGAGTTAACAACTGAAAAGCAAGAAGAGCAAATCAGACACAGGCTGCAAGATGATCGTGCTTCAGACAGTATGTCTGAAAATTGCAGAGATGCTGAAAAACAATGTGAAAGTAAAACAAAGAAGGGTACAAAAAAATTGGTAAAACCGAAGTTGAGCAGTGGTGATTTTGaccaaaaaagtataaaaaatgatttGATTGATAGCATTATGTTTCCAAAACTACAGCATATCACATTTGACCTGGAGAAGACAATATGTCCCAATAGACCTGATGTAAAACTAAATGAAAATCTTACGTTTAACAGACCTGATAAACTAAATAAACGAAATGTAACAGCAAGTTACACAAAATCTGACTCATCTACCTCGTAA